Genomic segment of Engystomops pustulosus chromosome 8, aEngPut4.maternal, whole genome shotgun sequence:
ATTAGAGGTCCCCCCCTTAGTTATGTCACAGCCATGCTCTATGTATTGTGTATTAGAGGTCCCCCCTTAGTTATGTGACAGCCCTGCTTTATGTATTGTGTATTAGAGGTCCCCCCCTTAGTTATGTGACAGCCCTGCCCAGTGTATTGGCCCCCCCTTAGTTATGTGACAGCCCTGCCCAGTGTATTGCCCCCCCCTTAGTTATGTGACAGCCCTGCCCTGTGTATTGtgttttgccccccccccttagttaTATGACAGCCCTGCCCTGTGTATTGTGGCCCCCCATAGTTATGTGACAGCCCTGCTCTATGTATTGTGTATTAGAGCCCCTCCCCTTAGTTATGTGACAGCCCTGCTCTATCTATTGTGTATTGCCCCCCCATAGTTATATGACAGCCCTgccctgtgtattgtgtataagaggtTCCCCCTTAGTTATGTGACAGCCCTGCTCTATGTATTGTGTATTAGAGCCCCCCCCCTTAGTTATGTCACAGCCCTGCCCTATGTATTGTGTATTAGAGGTCCCcatccatagttatgtcacagcccTGCCCTATGTATTGTGTATTAGAGGTCCCCATCCATAGTTATGTGACAGCCCTGCCCTATGTATTGTGTATTAGAGGTCCCCCCCATAGTTATGTGACAGCCCTGCTCTATGTATTGTGTATTAGAGGTCCCCCCCTTAGTTATGTGACAGCCCTGCTCTATGTATTGTGTATTAGAGGTCCCCCCCATAGTTATGTGACAGCCCTGCTCTATGTATTGTGTATTAGAGGTCCCCCCCATAGTTTTATGACAGCCATGCTCTATGTATTGTGTATTAGAGGTCCCCCCCTTAGTTATGTGACAGCCCTGCTCTATGTATTGTGTATTAGAGGTCCCCCCCTTAGTTATGTCACAGCCCTGCTCTATGTATTGTGTATTAGAGGTCCCCCCCATAGTTATGTGACAGTCCTGCTCTATGTATTGTGTATTAGAGGTCCCCCCCATAGTTATGTGACAGTCCTGCTCTATGTATTGTGTATTAGAGGTCCCCCCCTTAGTTATGTCACAGCCCTGCCCTATGTATTGTGTattagagcccccccccccttagttatGTGACAGTCCTGCCCTTTGCATTGTGCATTGGGGCCCCCCATATTTATGTGATACCCCTACTCCCCTTTTATCTATGTCTCTGGGGGTTGTAGTTACCGTCATGTCTTAGAGTTGAGAATAAAGTAATAGACCCCATTGCCAGAATCCACCTCTTAGCGCCACCGTCTGGGGATTAGTGAAATAATTTGTATAATCGATTATAAATCTCACAAAATCGTTAAAACACAATGTGGGACAATTCTACGGAACACGTGAAGCGGAGAAGGATCCATTGTTTCCTATGTATGACGGGTAACGTGGCTGCGTGGTGGATTGTGGACCCTCGGACCTGAAGATGCTGATCCCTATTGAATGATCCGTCTCCCGCATCAGGCGGTGGCAGGTGCTGGTTTGAGTGTGAACCTTTGCTTTACGTCTCCAGTCATTTCGGATCATCAGAGTCAAGTTTTGGATTTGGGAAGGTTTCCGGAACCTTTTGGCTTGTTTTCTAAAGCACCTTGTCTATGGCACCTGCTGCCACAGGGGGCGCCGCTCGCAGGACAAGATAAGGCAATGACATCAACCAACCCACTTACAAAACTGCCCGTGACCCTATGAGAGTAGCGGGCCTCGGGCGGGGGCGCCTGGACAGTTAGTTGGCGGCGCGCTGCTTGCGTTCCTCCTCGGTGTTGGGATAATACAGGTGGCACTCCGGGTCACCCCGAACCATGGGGGCGCCAGCAATGATCTTCCCGGTGTTGGGGTTGACACACCAGCATTCACCGCGCTGACCGTTTAGGGACATCTTACACTGCAAGAGAAGGTGGGAGACATGGAGACCAGTGACAGCACAGATCATACaaacacttaaagggggtttccagcaaATATAGATAACCTATCATTAGCTATCAGAGACCAATCAGGGGATTGCAGCAAAACATTCAACAAAATAGAAATAGAACAGCTCCGTTCTCTGGATAGTGGCCATACTGGGTAACTACCTCTATGTCAAGtgaatgggagctgagctgcagtaacacaaCTTGACCACTAGTATTAATAAGAAGCTTGACACAAGATGATTCACCATAGATCATCAGCACGTAACTTCTGTGCAGCTCAGGGGTTTTCATGCCTCCAGAGCTTCTTCTGGGTGGAATTCCcgtgtttaaaggaaacccaccatcagGATTTACCTATTATGGTAGATGTGTTGTTAGGTTCCTGCTAACATCCTAAGCCCTAAACTGTCTTTCCCTAATCCTATAACGCTTCCTAACCATATCTACACTTCGTCTAACTAATCAGCATATTTtcgtcagaggctactggggcgtggtgtagcctttgctcccatagCCTGGAGAGGCtcctccacgccccagaagcctctgctgataatttgcatattagttatAAAATGTTTAGATCAGGTTAGGAAGTGTTATAGACAGTTCAGGGCTTAGGATGTCAGTAGGGACCTATCAGCAGATCTACTTTAATAGCTACattcctgatgataggtttcctttaaacaatatAATTCCTTTAAACAATATAATATCTGACATCCCATGTCAGATATTTCCTCCAACCACCGCTGCCCCTTTACTATGGAAGAGATAAGTTTCTCCCCCTACATAAGACCCCCAAACAAGACGAGTCATGTGACCGCTGCCTCCTTTTACCTGTTTAAGATTGAACAACCCATTCTTGTCGCAGTTGGGGATGTGAAGGGCGTAGAGATGCTCCAGGGGTCCTCGCTCATCGGGAAGGTTCATGGATGATATCCTCTCCAAGACCTGATCCAACTGCTGCTGACAGAGACTCTGaaaaatggggggagggggtaagaTGTGCGGCACATGTATCATCACTGCCTCAGATCACTAGCAGGTTCTACTGATGACATCACTAAGCCGTCACTTATGACATCATTGGATCATGTTGACcacacactgatgacatcattCAATCACACTGGTCATATACTGATGACATCATTCAATCACACTGGTCATATACTGATGACATCACTCACTCATGCTGAGCACGCACCGATGACATCACTAAACCATCATGTATGGAGATCACTGATCAtacactgatgacatcactggactATGCTGGCCACATACtgatgacatcactcaaggtgaCCACATACTGATGACATCACTCACTCATACTAACCACATACTGATGACATCATTTAATCAGACTGGTCAtacactgatgacatcactaaaCCATCATGTATGGAGATCACTGATCATacactgatgacatcattggACCATGCTGGCCACATACTGATGACATCACTCACTGGATACTGGGAccttaaagagtaaccgtcatttcagatgAATTTTGATATTTGGGGGTGGGGGGCGGggggttgtgaacatttttctaatacgcAGTATTCCAATAAGTAACACTCTTAGTCcacttagttacaatgttacttctctgttgctatggcaaatctgtctacaggattgaggaggggtttgttacacagctgtgagtgttaacccttcctcctctctcgctggctgtagtatgctatgagcagaattttcaaaaatcaagctgaaagtgaaggggttaatcctgccttctcagagctgtggaactaaacacagggagattagatgtgagctctcCATAGACACGCACTGCACAGGCTGGAAtatgcatctctatgggagggagtcaAACTAAgcaaatttcttaatgaagtaaatCAGAAAAATCCCcgccacacaatattaaaaatgatgtcAAAAGATGGTTATACTTTAACTCCTTCCATGACACTAGGAGTACTGAAACTAGGAGGGATACTGGAATTTTAACtttgctctagaccaccaggactACTACCTGACCCGTTTCCTCACCCTCTGAGCTGATTGTCTTGGGTTCTTCTTCTCGTCATGAGCTTTGTTGACCTTTGATCGGTGTTGGTCGCTGGCTCGTCCGCGGTTCACAGCATCTTCCTTCACTGGAGGTCTTGCTGGTCTCCTTGGGAAATTATCGGTCCCTACGGGTCCCACATCTAAGTTGTTGTCCAGTAGCATGCTGTCCGGGCGCTCCTCTGGAGGTTCTGGAAGGAGAACACAACTCAGTGAGACTGAAATATGGTCCCGACCAGAGCGAGTCTGAACCCAACAACCTGCAATATAGAACCATTCAGTTTATGTCCCAGTGTTTCCAGAAACTGTAGTACCAAAGAACAGtgcccagaggtcgcattaacgatTGTACAAGCGTCATTGATGGATATACTCCTTAAAAAAGTGCAATGCATATTAGTACACATGACAAGTCGCCCGTGCAGGATGGCAGCCACTTTCAGCAATGCTCACAATAACAAAGCTCCTTACACATTGGTGATGTTAAACAGCATGTAAGGGGCTTTCTTATTGGCTGATACTGCACTTGCTTTATTAGCCGATGCAGCTGCCAGACATACAAGTCCTCACACTCCACTGTGGAAAGACTCAACTGAATCATCAGAAGTCACcaagatgccccctgtccagGGGGAGAGAAGGGATCGTGTGTCTCTTGTCCCAGTCACATAAGATTAAATAAACTGTTTCCCAATGTCCCTGCGGCTACAATCCCCCAAAGACGCGGCGGCCCCTTATAAACCCCTGACCCAGATACAAGTCCAGAAGCGCAATAAATGGCAATAGACACAAGACACACTATTACATACATTGTCCTCCCATTAGAAACCCCTGGGGAAACAGGAGAGTGGGGCGAGGGTCAATaatgaggctgtgttcacactgtgcagaTAAAAACTGCGGCAAAGGGATTCAGATTTGGAGCAGTTTTTGAATTTACAGattaaataaaatcaataaatcTAATCTGCATTATGTGAGCACTTGCcatgtattatgtattgtccctggagagaagtgtatccagacctttgtgtatgactctgatatatggatttatattccaggaatgtagctactccaagtgcacttggggagtgtcctcacactgctgtgctctgtgctctctgcattgaactgctgcACATCCACTCTCTTCTGTTCAGTAGATATTTCAAGATCAATGTCATTTACGAGATCAACTGCTCTTCTgaaatgctctgtgctgctgataAACCCTGCTCTTTCCACTATGCAACCCTCAGACTTCTCACACTGTCCCTATACCtgttcctgaaatactctgtgctgccttGGACCTCACTGTAATAATACATTGTCTGCGCCCTGCGATGTTGGCATTCTTCAGGGTGGGTTTCTATAGGGTGAAGCCTGCAGGGAcctgctcctgctcctctccatgcagcctcTCGTGCGGATCTGAAAGAACAGCCGCAAATCCAAGGATTATCCTGTGTATACACAGCGATTACAGAATATGGCAGCGCTCCAACGCCGCCGGCACACTGACAACATTCCTGCCCGGCATCAGATATGTGACTCCCTGCTTACTATGGCAGGGATAGAGTCCTGgtaaagtatgtgccccctctgcaaCCTGAGGTTATGGCACAATAGATACATATTTTTTTACCAGATTATGAAATGTTCCTCGTATTCCCAAACCACATCTCCTGAGTTACCCCCTACTAAGGAGTTGACATCACCTaaaatactggggctcatttactaagggtcccgcggactgGACTTTCGTctgacatcccgacgatttccattttgtgccgctaggacaggtatttaaaagggtttttggcgcactcgatcggctTTTGGCACAacccgccggctttcatgcaacacaaatcatggGGCGGGCCGTctgacaatccgacggattcggacaaacaaaggaatttaacttcaaaattgtgtcgcaagccaagcacttacatgcaccgagaggaagatggtgaactccggcagacctgagtggggaagcgacacatgcaggatatcgggtgcaggatctaagtgaatcgcggaagagtgcattccggacaatgcactttcgggaactctgagggaccaggtaagtaaatgtgccccactctgtTAGCTGTCCCACATGTAATACAATTTCTGCGCCAATTTCTTGCAGCTGCTTTGTGTCCAccgtgccacaaaattctgcacctaaagggatgTTCCGATGCGGATTTGGAccgtgcgtcacatttattattgcgactcgacagaattgtgtcacatgcactattataaatgtgcaccaaaaaaaagttggtctcTATCAGAGCAGCGCAtcgggcaccagattcatgaagaccgcgcTCAGTATTCAGTAACAtgcagcacccagcaccctgcgAGGACAGttctctacttttgataaatgtcggCCAGTGTCTATTCTGCGAGCTCCAAATAGAAGATTGTATGACACCCACAGCAATATGAGAGTCATAGAAGAAATAAAGCTCATCTCTGCAACAGGACCTGCAGACTGAGGAAATGATAAGCCACGAGGCTGATAACCACAATCCTAAGCTTGATGCCTGGACAGATGGTTGTCAGATCCGTTCCCCCACATACAGACATCAttcacatgatacaatgggggtaatttactaatggCCTGATTCgcagtttcccgacgtgttacccgaatatttccgatttgcgccaattttccctgaattgccccgggttttggcgcacgcgatcggattgtggcgcatcggcgccggcatgcacgcgacggaaatcgggggctgtggccgaacgaaaatccgacggattctgaaaaaccgctgcattttttaaaaaaatgtgtcgctcggcacgcgcttaccttcactcagcccggctcggtgtactccagtgcgttccgatgctcttcatcgcagcagcgacatctggtggacgtcggaggaactgccttagtgaatcgccggaagacccgaatccaccgcagagaacgcgcgctggatcgcgaatgggccgggtaagtaaatctcccccaatgtatctGTGTTCTATTACCATGGTAATTCTTATCCAACATTAGACTCCGCCCCCTCTTCTATAAATTATACTGCGTTGCTAAGAATCGCTACATATCACAATTTGTAGCAAAATTTGTACTGGGTTATAAGGCATTATTTatgcttatgggccccctaaggttCAGGGGTCTGAGGGCAACTGCGAATTCTACATCCACTATGGCCAAGCAGTACAAACCTCAttcattcaccaaatgtcttctCCATTTTGGTCCAAATGTAAAATTTTACAGAAACAAgaaattaaaagggttttccagtgTTCGACACTTACCCCCATACTGTGTTTGAACACTGGGGGTCCGACCATGGGGAATGGCTGCTGCACATGCCATAATAGGCCACTGGCAGGGCATTGAGATTGTTGGGGACCAAATTTGTAGGAAGCCAATAAATAGCTGTAAGGATGGGAATATACCATTGGATGAGATGCTCATACACAGATCCTGGCACTCGCTGTACACGTTCCTGTCAGTGCACTAATCTGAGGCGTAAACCTATTCCCAGCACTCGCTGTCAGGACACGTCCGCTGTCTCCAGGGCGGGGATCCCTTTGGCACATGAAGCATCACCCAGATAAGTACACCCTGCGGGCGAGATGTCTGGGCCAAGGCTATTACTTGGGAGTTTCCCAGACTCATACGCGATGCAAGTCAACCGCAACTACATCAATGTCAAAGCAAGAAAGGGgaaggatgatagatagatagatagatagatagatagatagatagatagatagataggagatagatagatagatagatagatatgagatagatatatagatagatagatagatagatagatagatatgagatagatagatagatagatagatagatatgagatagatagatagatagatagatagatatgagatagatagatagatagatagatagatagatatgggatagatagatagatagatagatagatagatagatagatagatagatatgggatagatagatagatatgtgatagatagatagatagatagatagatagatagatagatagatagataggagatagatagataggagatagatagatatatagatatgagatagatagatagatagatagatatgggatagatagatagatatgtgatagatagatagatagatagatagatagatagatagatagatagatagataggagatagatagatagatagatagatagatagatatgagatagatagatagatagatagatagatagatagatagatagataggagatagatagatagatagatagatagatagatagatagatagatatgagatagatagatagatagatagatagatagatagatagatagatatgagatagatagatagatagatatgagatagatatatagatatgagatagatagatagatatgagatagatatatagatatgagatagatagatggatagatatgagatagataggagatagatagatagatatgagatagatagatagatagatagatagataggagatagatagatagatagatataatgggccacatttatcacttgtcttttctgttgtttttgcgccttttcgtttaggcgcaccgtttttgcggcatttttgcgattaaacgtcaaattagccgcgcagctaaaataaccacctttccctcatctatcgttcaattccagatgttttgctgcgcctaatgatattcatcacgtggcgttatctgagaagaaagcactgagcccctttgcagaagagctcatttctagcagcaaagctcagccagacactggaacatataatagatacattagatacactgcagaccctagaacatataatagatacattagatacattacagacaggagctgcagactctatttacagtcagttcatcaccttctatttactaaatattctgcaaaacgctgagctcacagcaagagagaagagaagtttgcagaagtttgcagatactacaaacaagtgtcccccatgtaattctgcacagtatcaccagtgtgtctgagggggatattgtgcagaattacaggggtgcagcaggagaccagcactgggggatcccctccaggagaagcccctgctgaggaggtcactgggtgctgggtgtcacacacctgggtgctgctgtgagtgttatctccattctgggctgcgggagaagcagagaggagcttgtagcaggatcacatgtaagtgcccgaatctaacattgcgcctaaactgcgcctaaactgtgttaaagtaaagtgattaataagaggcagaaaatatacttatcacagatggttgtagcttgtgataattctggcaaaacagtgcgcccgaatttaggcgcaactactacacttaggcgcacaaaagtgataaatgtggccctaagtgtagtagttgcgcctaaattcgggcttctcctggaggggttcccccagtgctggtctcctgctgcaccactgtaattctgcacagtatccccctcagacacactggtgatactctgcagaattacatgggggacacttgtttgtagtatctgcaacattctgcaaacttttgAGCTcttttgctttgagctcaggttttgcagaatattttgtaaatagaaggtgatgaactgtaaatagagtctgcagctcctgtctgtaatgtatctaatgtatctattatctgttctagtgtctggctgagctttgctgctagaaatgagctgttctgcacaggggctcagtgctttcttctcagataacgccaccttcgggctggagtgtttttgcgcccgtttttgcgcctaaatgcaaaagtcgcacgtgatgaatatcattaggcgcagcaaaacatctggaatagaatgatagatgagggaaaggtggttattttagctgcgcggctaatttgacgtttaatcgcaaaaatggcacaaaaacggtgcgcctaaacgaaaagacgcaaaaacaacagaaaaaacaagtgataaatgtggccctttggcgcacaaaagtgataaatgtggcccaataagtAATAATTTGGATACagtagcgccctctagtggtggctgctgggatgtactatgtgaaggTGTAGATGAGGATAAGGGATTCCGGATCACAGCAGCTCTGATACCAGGGCAAGTCCTTAATAAGTGGTCACAACGGGTCAGAAGAGGTGACAACTGCAGAACACAGCAAGTACAGCGCTTACTGTACCGTTTATCTTTGGATTTGTTATCCAAAGATAACAAAGGTTACCAAAGATTTCTGCTCAgagcaggggctctggtaacacccctaggatccctttaagctcattagcataattataaaagttgattttagaaggaaggaggccatggttaataaatataagaagattaccacagtcatggtgcctggatctatgagtgccaacattgcattttgagACGCTACAAGAAAAGCTGTAAACAGCTCTTCAGCCACTtaacactatatgcagtttgcatgggcaaacctgctgacagtttccctgtaATACAGCTAATAAAAACATCAATTATATAAacctgtatgcagtgagctccctctagtggctgctACAGAAAGTGACTTTATAAACCATAAAGAAGCTGTTGGGGACCATAATGAAGTACGCAGCACCTGCTGTCATCTTATGTCCTCTGCTGTAACAGAGAAGACACAAGGCACAGAGCTGAAACTTTTTGCAGAATTTTTTGTGGTTGAGTCTGACTTGTCTGCAAATAATTCCATCTCCAAGATGACCAATAATATTCAAGGAACGGAAGCTGCGCCTCCTGTGTCCTgtgctgtccctggagagaagtgtaatgagACCTTTGAGTATGTTGTtggaagcagtaacttattgtattACTTTTAAACAAAACATCAATAtgtatttttaaatgtttgtaaacccaataaaaaaattaaataaaattttctgaGGCTGTGTGTAAACGTGTGAAAGCAGCCTCAAACTTCTATCTCATTGTAGCTGCTACATTGTAACAACCCCAAGGGACAGAACAAAGTCTCTTTTACATGTTGCACTTTAAATGTTGTAAGAAAGCGTCTTATGAAGCTGCACCTAAGGCCCTGAGACCCTGGACACCTGCATCACCCAGCGCCACTAGGCGTCACCCAGTCTCACCCAGCAACACTCAGCATCTCTCAGTGTCACCCTTCATCACCCAGCATCACTTAGAGTCACCCAGCATCACTTAGCATCACTCAGCATCACCCTGCATCACCCGGCGCCACTAGGTGTCACACAGCGCCACTAGGCGTCACCCAGTCTCACCCAGCATCTCTCAGCGTCACTCTTCATCACCCAGCATCACTTAGAGTCACCCAGCATCACTTAGCATCACTCAGCAACACACAGCGCCACTAGGCGTCACCCAGTCTCACCCAGCATCTCTCAGTGTCACCCTTCATCACCCAGCATGACTTAGAGTCACCCAGCATCACCCTGCATCACTCAGCATCACCCTGCATCACCCGACCACTTAGGTGTCACTTAGCACCACTAGGCGTCACCCAGTCTGACCCAGCATCTCTCAGCGTCACTCTTCATCACCCAGCATCACTTAGAGTCACCCTGCATCACTCAGCATCACCCTGCATCACCCGGCCACTTAGGtgtcacacagcaccactaggcGTCACCCAGTCTCACCCAGCATCTCTCAGCGTCACTCTTCATCACCCAGCATCACTTAGAGTCACCCTGCATCACCCGGCCACTTAGGtgtcacacagcaccactaggcGTCACCCAGTCTCACCCAGCATCTCTCAGCGTCACTCTTCATCACCCAGCATCACTCAGAGTCCAGCtcaatatatgaataaagaaagaaaaatagtCCAGCTCACCACTCTTGTCTGTCCGTATTGCTTCTTCGTGTCGATGCACGGACCTGCTGTGCGGGAACCAGAGATAACATGCAACAATTTAAAAGGTTAGTCCAGCATCGGAGTTGAGGAAAAATCCAGCGTTTGGTCATGATATAAAattccactttattagaaaaaatctGGAATTTTATATAACGAACAAACGCTGGATTTTTCCTCAACTCCGATGCTGGACTAACCTTTTGAATTGTTGCATATCACTGAGTCACCCAGCATCACCCTGCATCACTCAGAGTcacccagcatcacccagagtcaccctgcaTCATCCTTCATCaccctgcatcaccctgcatcacCCTTCATCACCCTTCATCACCCTGCATCATCCTTCatcacccagagtcaccctgcaTCATCCTTCATCACCCTGCATCACCCTGCTTCACCCTTCATCACCCTGCATCATACAGCACCACCCTTCATCaccctgcatcaccctgcatcaccctgcatcatACAGCGCCACCCTTCATCaccctgcatcaccctgcatcatCCAGCGTCACCCTTCATCACCCAGCTTTCTAGAAATTTGTAGCATATATTCTATTCAGACCCAGTGACAACAAGCATTGGATTACAATACAGGCGGTTTAGGCAGTAGCCTCGGGGCCCATGGACACCCAAACCCACCACCAAACTttttactcagaaggaccttcacccatgaaatccatgAACATAATGA
This window contains:
- the IGFBP2 gene encoding insulin-like growth factor-binding protein 2, giving the protein MHPLLLLLSFLAPSSAEVLFRCPQCTPERLSACPAASSRPPCAELVRAPGCGCCSVCARLEGESCGVYTARCAAGLRCYPNPGAELPLQALVQGQGTCAKRRDADYGHSQERLTEPPEERPDSMLLDNNLDVGPVGTDNFPRRPARPPVKEDAVNRGRASDQHRSKVNKAHDEKKNPRQSAQRSLCQQQLDQVLERISSMNLPDERGPLEHLYALHIPNCDKNGLFNLKQCKMSLNGQRGECWCVNPNTGKIIAGAPMVRGDPECHLYYPNTEEERKQRAAN